In Candidatus Omnitrophota bacterium, a single genomic region encodes these proteins:
- the pyk gene encoding pyruvate kinase → MAKAKIICTIGPASDNYSVLRKMMLAGMDVARLNFSHGNHLSHQKRIALIRKLNAKYRRHIRILQDLEGYRIRIGKLKHGPVVLKKKQVLYLAKENSLPDKPHIPFDYPDKLSFIRKGALIFIDDGNICLQVKRSADYYLQAEVVIGGLLKESKGVNIPGVNLRFRGITDKDRRDVEFGICNKVDFIAQSFVRDALDVQKIRDMILDRLPSCKIIAKIENRAGLKNIDSIIEASDGIMIARGDMGVSIPLEEVPVMQKYIIKRCRRAGKFVITATQMLESMVENIRPTRAEASDVANAVFDGSGYLMLSAESAAGKYPVQATRFMNQVIGFTERYIDSGYKLGENLK, encoded by the coding sequence ATGGCTAAGGCAAAAATAATCTGTACTATCGGCCCTGCAAGCGACAATTATAGCGTCTTAAGAAAAATGATGCTTGCGGGAATGGATGTTGCCAGGCTTAATTTCTCCCACGGTAACCACCTTTCTCACCAGAAAAGAATAGCGCTTATAAGAAAGCTTAATGCCAAATACAGAAGGCATATACGGATACTGCAGGACTTAGAAGGCTACCGTATAAGGATCGGAAAACTTAAGCACGGACCGGTAGTTTTAAAGAAAAAACAGGTATTATACCTGGCAAAAGAAAACTCTTTGCCTGATAAGCCGCACATCCCTTTCGACTACCCTGATAAACTTTCTTTTATAAGGAAAGGAGCATTAATATTCATAGACGACGGGAATATCTGCCTGCAGGTAAAAAGAAGCGCGGATTATTATTTACAGGCCGAGGTTGTAATTGGCGGTTTGCTTAAGGAATCAAAGGGGGTAAATATCCCCGGAGTTAACTTGCGTTTCCGCGGCATAACGGATAAGGACCGCAGGGATGTTGAGTTCGGGATATGCAATAAAGTGGATTTCATAGCCCAGTCTTTTGTAAGGGATGCGCTTGATGTGCAGAAAATCAGAGACATGATTCTAGACAGGCTTCCTTCATGCAAGATAATCGCTAAGATAGAAAACAGGGCAGGGCTAAAAAATATAGACAGTATAATTGAAGCGAGCGACGGGATAATGATAGCAAGAGGGGATATGGGTGTATCTATACCCTTAGAAGAGGTTCCGGTCATGCAGAAATACATTATAAAAAGGTGCAGAAGAGCAGGCAAATTTGTCATAACCGCCACACAGATGCTTGAAAGCATGGTTGAAAATATCAGGCCTACGCGGGCGGAGGCTTCCGACGTGGCGAATGCGGTGTTCGACGGCTCTGGCTACCTTATGCTTTCTGCTGAAAGCGCTGCGGGCAAATACCCCGTGCAGGCGACAAGATTCATGAACCAGGTAATAGGATTTACTGAACGCTACATTGATTCCGGTTATAAACTGGGTGAAAATTTAAAATAA
- a CDS encoding STAS domain-containing protein, with the protein MEIRISVKRNIIIMELIGKLDADSANLIEAIGQCLHDGYGEFLLNLEAIEFIDYLGMSALVLAYKEIINSKARIKVANIPAHLKNFFVVTGMDKVVDTYASVDLALESFKEDQAIENIKKMQLRRRFKRLAIDIKIDMKPKMSASPACYQADILNLSAIGAYVYGCDQFQLGDELTLTLKLGVDPKEMHLKAKVVWMSDKQVQNQLHPGMGIEFLDISKQDQDKLLAFIDKNLSLTPSE; encoded by the coding sequence ATGGAAATAAGGATAAGCGTAAAACGCAACATAATAATCATGGAGTTGATCGGTAAGCTTGATGCCGATTCGGCCAACCTCATAGAGGCTATCGGCCAGTGCCTTCATGACGGCTATGGTGAGTTTTTATTGAATCTTGAGGCAATAGAGTTTATTGATTATCTCGGCATGTCAGCCCTTGTCCTTGCTTATAAAGAGATAATTAACAGTAAGGCCAGGATAAAAGTGGCAAATATCCCTGCGCACCTCAAGAATTTTTTCGTTGTCACCGGCATGGACAAAGTGGTTGATACATATGCAAGCGTTGACCTGGCATTAGAGAGTTTTAAAGAAGACCAGGCCATAGAGAATATAAAAAAGATGCAGTTACGGCGCAGGTTTAAGAGGCTGGCTATCGATATAAAAATCGACATGAAGCCTAAAATGAGCGCTAGCCCTGCCTGTTACCAGGCCGATATCCTTAATTTAAGCGCTATAGGTGCATATGTTTATGGTTGTGACCAATTCCAGCTTGGCGATGAGCTTACCTTGACGCTGAAGCTCGGCGTTGACCCCAAAGAGATGCACTTAAAGGCTAAAGTTGTCTGGATGTCGGATAAACAGGTGCAGAATCAGCTGCATCCCGGTATGGGGATAGAATTCCTTGACATTTCCAAGCAAGATCAGGATAAACTCCTGGCATTCATTGATAAGAATTTATCGTTAACACCGAGTGAATAA
- a CDS encoding OsmC family peroxiredoxin — protein MSIAYKVEISSEKDYFRAKSKDYEFEIGTKGRGMSPPDVLLASVASCVGVYIRKYFESAKAGECNFLVRAEADFAKEPPFRFDEIKIDIELKGLKLDDRRKSALLEFVKNCPVHNTLKCNPKVNININ, from the coding sequence ATGTCAATTGCATATAAGGTAGAGATAAGCTCGGAAAAAGATTATTTCAGGGCAAAGTCAAAAGATTATGAATTTGAGATAGGCACAAAGGGCAGAGGGATGAGCCCGCCGGATGTGCTTTTGGCAAGCGTTGCCAGCTGTGTAGGCGTATATATAAGGAAATATTTTGAGAGCGCAAAAGCCGGAGAGTGCAATTTTCTGGTCAGGGCCGAAGCAGATTTTGCCAAAGAGCCGCCTTTCCGTTTTGATGAAATAAAAATAGACATTGAGCTTAAAGGCCTTAAACTTGATGACAGGAGAAAATCAGCCCTCCTTGAGTTTGTAAAGAATTGCCCCGTGCATAATACATTGAAATGTAACCCTAAAGTCAATATCAATATTAACTAA
- a CDS encoding cellobiose phosphorylase, translating into MNYKFIDDKGTFVTDSAQSLNTYFPLVDAKGSILSAISANLSGDIKTDNEHFLTPPASIEDLRSNYLSRREFFIRLNKRVIRLSDLKAKLTAGFLYHKLSKDISGLNIEVTNFVPHDTGVEVMWVKIRNNSAKPVTIEATSFQPIYARSEKNMRDHRHVSSLLNRIQLHKYGTMVKPTMVFDESGHKINKSIYFVLGFQDDAILPLGQFPTLDYFYGNSDINRPDAVYGLVKPALKYEPAFDGKEACGAFRFRRKTLGRHGEVNYFIIMGISSDKQKIMNIFKRLSSRKKVNLSLEAAKKYWLGLLGATEIDFNGRDYNNWLLWVKLQPTLRRLFGCSFLPHFDYGKGGRGWRDLWQDALALLLTEPAAAKEVMLKSFAGIRADGSNATIITKKGDFISDRNRINRVWMDHGVWPYLTCRLYINKTNDLNMLLKEVAYFKDHQIKRAREIDKGFTQKDNILRDVKGRVYYGSVLEHILLQTLVQFFNVGRHNIIRLENADWNDGLDMAPNNGESVTFSFMYAHNLKDICVFLNKLNKKSRSIRVFKELKILLDRIAGPIDYNDYRLKQRLLNKYLDASANISGQKTDILIDDLINDLEYKAGHLGNWLRKNEWLKEGFFNGYYDEDSKRVEGGRGSNVRMMLAPQVFAIMSGVADEAQIKKIWVSLNKYLRSKDCRGFRLNTDFGKVYTKLGRAFGFSYGDKENGAYFSHMAIMLANAFYKRGYVKEGFEVMDSLYRMASNDKAKIYPVLPEYFNSEGRGLYLYLTGSASWYIYTIIEQVLGVNFSFGDIVLRPMLLAQNFIKGKKIKLGLSLYNKKVNIEYTAISRKAALKIRKVIVNGEKLTSRGASFIISRDKLVKDNNLIKVYLS; encoded by the coding sequence ATGAACTATAAATTTATAGACGATAAAGGTACTTTTGTAACTGATTCAGCGCAAAGCTTAAATACATATTTTCCGCTGGTTGATGCTAAAGGAAGCATTTTAAGCGCGATCTCGGCAAACTTATCCGGTGATATTAAAACAGATAACGAGCATTTCTTAACGCCTCCTGCCAGTATAGAAGACTTAAGAAGCAATTACCTTTCCAGGCGGGAGTTTTTTATCAGGCTCAATAAGCGCGTAATCAGGCTTTCGGATTTAAAGGCTAAACTTACCGCAGGTTTTCTTTATCATAAACTTTCAAAAGATATATCCGGGCTGAATATTGAAGTGACCAATTTTGTGCCTCATGATACCGGAGTTGAGGTGATGTGGGTAAAGATCAGGAATAATTCCGCAAAGCCCGTTACGATTGAGGCTACGTCATTCCAGCCGATATATGCCAGGTCGGAGAAGAATATGCGCGACCATCGGCACGTAAGCTCGCTTTTAAACCGCATCCAGCTGCATAAATACGGAACCATGGTTAAGCCGACGATGGTTTTTGACGAGAGCGGGCACAAAATAAATAAGAGCATATATTTTGTTTTAGGTTTTCAGGATGACGCTATTTTACCGCTCGGGCAATTCCCGACATTGGATTATTTCTACGGCAACTCCGATATTAACCGGCCGGATGCTGTTTACGGGCTGGTTAAACCTGCGCTTAAATATGAGCCTGCATTTGACGGCAAAGAAGCCTGCGGGGCTTTCAGGTTCAGGAGGAAAACTTTGGGCAGGCATGGTGAAGTAAATTATTTCATAATTATGGGCATAAGTTCTGATAAACAGAAGATTATGAATATTTTTAAGAGGCTTTCCAGCCGCAAAAAGGTAAATTTAAGCCTTGAGGCGGCAAAAAAATATTGGCTTGGTCTTTTAGGCGCAACGGAGATTGATTTTAATGGCAGGGATTACAATAACTGGCTGCTGTGGGTGAAATTACAGCCGACTCTGCGCAGGTTGTTTGGCTGCTCATTCCTCCCGCATTTTGATTACGGCAAGGGCGGGCGCGGCTGGAGGGATTTATGGCAGGATGCTTTGGCTTTGCTGTTGACAGAGCCTGCCGCAGCCAAAGAAGTGATGCTTAAAAGCTTTGCCGGCATCAGGGCCGACGGCTCAAATGCCACAATCATAACCAAAAAAGGTGACTTTATATCGGACAGAAACCGCATAAACAGGGTCTGGATGGACCATGGCGTCTGGCCCTATCTTACCTGCAGGCTTTACATCAATAAAACGAACGACCTTAATATGCTCCTTAAAGAAGTCGCTTATTTTAAGGACCATCAGATAAAGAGGGCAAGGGAAATTGATAAAGGGTTTACTCAAAAGGACAATATCCTGCGCGATGTAAAAGGCCGGGTTTATTATGGCTCAGTGCTTGAGCATATTTTATTGCAGACCTTGGTGCAATTCTTTAATGTAGGCAGGCACAACATTATCCGGCTTGAGAATGCCGACTGGAATGACGGCCTGGATATGGCGCCGAACAACGGAGAGAGCGTTACTTTCAGTTTTATGTATGCGCATAACCTTAAAGATATCTGTGTTTTCTTGAACAAGTTAAATAAAAAGAGCAGGAGCATCAGGGTGTTTAAGGAATTGAAGATCCTTTTAGACAGGATAGCCGGGCCTATAGATTACAATGATTACAGGCTTAAGCAGAGGCTCCTTAATAAGTATCTGGATGCCTCTGCCAATATCAGCGGCCAGAAGACAGATATCCTTATTGACGACTTAATCAATGATTTAGAATATAAGGCCGGGCACCTTGGTAATTGGCTGCGTAAAAATGAATGGCTTAAAGAAGGTTTCTTTAACGGTTATTACGACGAGGATTCAAAAAGGGTTGAGGGAGGCCGGGGTTCTAACGTAAGGATGATGCTGGCGCCCCAGGTCTTTGCAATTATGAGCGGGGTTGCAGATGAAGCACAAATAAAAAAGATTTGGGTATCATTAAATAAATATTTACGCAGCAAAGATTGCCGCGGTTTCAGGTTAAACACTGATTTCGGTAAGGTGTATACCAAGTTAGGCAGGGCTTTCGGTTTTTCTTACGGAGATAAGGAAAACGGCGCATATTTCAGCCACATGGCAATTATGCTTGCCAATGCTTTTTATAAGAGAGGCTATGTAAAGGAAGGTTTTGAGGTAATGGATTCTTTATACAGGATGGCCTCTAACGACAAGGCAAAAATATACCCTGTGCTTCCTGAATATTTCAATTCAGAAGGCCGCGGCCTGTATCTTTATCTGACCGGCTCAGCCAGCTGGTACATTTATACTATAATCGAGCAGGTCCTAGGGGTAAATTTCAGCTTTGGCGATATCGTTCTTAGGCCGATGCTGCTTGCGCAGAATTTTATTAAAGGTAAAAAAATCAAACTCGGGTTATCATTATATAATAAAAAAGTCAATATTGAATATACCGCAATTAGCCGTAAAGCTGCCCTTAAAATAAGAAAAGTCATTGTAAACGGGGAAAAATTAACCAGCCGCGGTGCCTCGTTTATTATAAGCAGGGATAAACTCGTAAAAGATAACAATCTGATAAAAGTATATTTATCCTGA
- a CDS encoding endonuclease III, with amino-acid sequence MRKYPRVTVVLKALKLIENQAASFVLPSVTVISDRKKDPYLVLISCILSLRTKDKTTMEASSRLFEAADNPVAMLKLNPRRIEKLIYPVGFYRNKAAVILDISRRIITEFCGKVPGTLEELLSFKGVGRKTANLVLGLGFGVPAICVDTHVNRIPNRIGWIKTESPEETEEELKKIIPKSRWIQLNTLLVAFGQNICKPVKPLCGLCHIEKMCEKRIK; translated from the coding sequence ATGCGTAAATATCCAAGAGTGACGGTTGTATTAAAGGCCCTTAAGCTTATAGAAAATCAGGCGGCAAGTTTTGTTCTCCCTTCAGTTACGGTGATCTCTGATAGGAAAAAGGACCCTTATCTTGTGCTTATCTCCTGTATTCTTAGCTTGCGCACTAAAGATAAAACGACTATGGAGGCAAGCAGCAGGCTTTTTGAAGCGGCAGATAATCCTGTTGCTATGTTGAAACTTAACCCCAGGCGTATTGAAAAATTGATTTATCCGGTTGGTTTCTACAGGAATAAGGCTGCCGTCATTCTTGATATAAGCAGGCGGATAATTACAGAGTTCTGCGGTAAGGTGCCCGGCACTTTAGAGGAGCTTTTAAGTTTTAAAGGTGTGGGGAGGAAAACAGCTAACCTTGTCTTGGGCCTGGGGTTCGGGGTACCCGCAATATGCGTGGATACCCATGTAAACCGTATACCCAACAGGATAGGCTGGATAAAGACTGAGTCCCCTGAAGAAACAGAAGAAGAGCTTAAAAAGATAATCCCTAAGAGCCGTTGGATACAGCTTAATACACTGCTGGTTGCTTTTGGCCAGAATATATGCAAGCCGGTAAAGCCGCTTTGCGGCTTATGTCATATTGAGAAAATGTGCGAAAAGAGGATAAAATGA
- a CDS encoding acyl-CoA thioesterase codes for MKEKIHYHHTDCGGVVYYANYLDFFEEARTEFFADKGFSVGEMAKQGILFVVARQEIDYKAPAFYGDTLEVTATMLSASGVKFEFGQEVKNQDNKLICLGRTILVCVDKNFRPQAIPDNIRTALLK; via the coding sequence ATGAAAGAAAAAATACACTATCATCATACTGATTGCGGCGGAGTGGTCTATTATGCGAATTACCTGGATTTCTTTGAAGAGGCACGCACTGAATTCTTCGCAGATAAGGGTTTTTCTGTAGGCGAAATGGCAAAACAGGGGATACTTTTTGTCGTCGCCCGTCAGGAGATAGACTATAAGGCGCCTGCATTCTATGGCGATACCCTTGAAGTAACAGCAACCATGCTTAGCGCCTCAGGGGTGAAGTTTGAATTCGGCCAGGAAGTAAAGAATCAAGACAATAAGCTTATCTGCCTTGGCAGGACAATCTTAGTCTGTGTAGATAAGAATTTCCGGCCCCAGGCAATACCCGACAACATCCGCACAGCCCTCTTAAAATAA
- a CDS encoding YjbQ family protein, with translation MKIVNETLSFKTRGNPDLINITADVAKCLGSKKFINGSIILFVIGSTAALTTFEYEPGMIKDIQEIFEKLVPSAKGYHHDQTWGDANGFSHIRSALVGPSLTIPFKDAELLLGTWQQIVLLEFDNRPRQRKIAVQIIGE, from the coding sequence ATGAAAATAGTTAATGAAACGCTGAGTTTCAAAACCCGGGGAAACCCCGATTTAATTAACATAACTGCTGATGTTGCAAAGTGTTTAGGCTCAAAGAAATTCATAAATGGCAGCATTATTTTGTTTGTCATCGGCTCAACAGCAGCTCTGACTACATTTGAGTATGAACCGGGCATGATAAAAGATATACAGGAGATATTTGAGAAATTGGTCCCCAGCGCTAAAGGCTATCATCACGACCAAACCTGGGGTGATGCCAATGGCTTCAGCCATATAAGGTCTGCTTTGGTAGGCCCATCCCTGACCATACCTTTTAAAGACGCTGAGTTATTGCTTGGCACCTGGCAGCAGATAGTCCTTCTTGAGTTTGACAACCGGCCGCGCCAGAGAAAAATCGCCGTCCAAATAATCGGAGAATAA
- the lpxK gene encoding tetraacyldisaccharide 4'-kinase: MRLKKSILHDPKFFLYSLATDKKNGFIAGVIKLFLLILSLLYGIAVNLLILSSSSRKAVLKCKVISIGNITLGGTGKTMLVEYVSSFLKESGIKFAIISRGYKRTLSAVAKNQFSIAQMGDEPYMLWKKLKDVPVIVDSDRINAADKAINEYKVNGVLLDDAFQQWAIKKDLEVCVIDSLNPFGNGHLIPRGILREPLSSLKRADVFVLSKTNFCENLPALEQRLSRINSKALIVKSTHEYCGFYKINQHQLDFEMEFLRDKKVALISGIGDPHSFEKTVNSLGIDYELSFRFMDHHNYTSDELRHIVNKSEEKGITYIITTEKDAVRISDLNEPVLTENFLVLKVKLKITDNEEKFHSRLLRVFSA, encoded by the coding sequence ATAAGATTGAAGAAATCCATATTGCATGACCCTAAATTTTTCTTATATTCCCTGGCTACTGACAAGAAAAATGGTTTCATTGCCGGTGTAATTAAATTATTCCTGCTGATTTTATCTTTATTATATGGTATAGCCGTTAATTTACTTATACTTTCATCAAGCTCAAGGAAGGCTGTCCTAAAATGCAAGGTCATAAGTATAGGCAATATCACTTTAGGCGGAACAGGCAAGACTATGCTTGTGGAATATGTCTCAAGCTTCCTTAAGGAAAGCGGCATAAAATTTGCGATTATCAGCAGGGGTTATAAGAGAACCCTCTCTGCGGTTGCCAAAAACCAATTCTCAATCGCTCAAATGGGCGATGAGCCATATATGCTCTGGAAAAAACTCAAAGATGTCCCGGTCATCGTAGACAGCGACAGGATAAATGCCGCTGATAAAGCAATAAATGAATATAAGGTTAATGGCGTACTTCTTGATGATGCATTCCAGCAGTGGGCCATTAAAAAAGACCTGGAGGTCTGCGTAATCGATTCCTTGAATCCTTTTGGGAACGGGCATCTTATCCCGAGGGGGATTTTACGCGAGCCGCTCTCTTCATTAAAACGGGCGGATGTCTTTGTCTTAAGCAAGACAAATTTCTGCGAAAACCTTCCTGCGCTTGAACAGAGATTAAGCAGGATTAATTCTAAGGCGCTCATCGTAAAAAGCACCCATGAGTACTGCGGGTTTTATAAAATCAACCAGCATCAGCTTGATTTTGAAATGGAATTTTTAAGGGATAAGAAAGTGGCCCTCATCTCCGGCATAGGAGACCCGCATTCTTTTGAAAAAACAGTCAATTCTCTCGGCATAGATTATGAACTTTCTTTCAGGTTCATGGATCACCATAATTACACAAGCGACGAATTAAGGCATATCGTGAATAAGAGCGAAGAAAAAGGCATAACTTATATTATTACCACCGAGAAGGACGCAGTAAGGATCAGCGACCTCAACGAACCGGTTCTTACAGAGAATTTTCTGGTCTTAAAAGTAAAATTAAAGATAACCGATAATGAAGAAAAATTCCATAGTAGATTACTCAGGGTATTTTCTGCTTAA
- the waaF gene encoding lipopolysaccharide heptosyltransferase II, whose protein sequence is MNILQVLPELNVGGVETGTLDLAKHLVKLGHNAVVVSCGGALVKELESYGIKHYQLAVNKKSIPTMIKMVPKLAEIITRENIDIVHARSRVPAWIAYFAARRTRRVFITTCHGYYTRHPFSFVMGWAKKVIVLSNVIGRHMIEDFGVPVERVRMIPRSVDIEKFKFIDPQEKKFDYFNVGIIGRITPLKGHLDFIKAMAKVARVIPRLKIWIVGDAPESKEAYKEQVQVLVRRLGLSHCTQFLGTQRNIPEILSNFNLLVLATTTQEAFGRVIIEAQASGVPVVATKVGGVIDIIENGKNGILVAPADPLAMSEAIIKIAKDPALAGKMAHAAYKKVVEKYNIELMVKNTMKVYDEALQDKSILIIKLSSLGDIILSTAAIRAIREKFSRNYKITLLVDEKFKEPVLTCPYIDELLVCDFKFRDSGIKGLLKLAKILRKKNFDIAIDLQNNHRSHLLSFLSLAVDRYGYKNNKFGFLLNKGVRLDKAPAPPVEHQFRILKPLGIELNDPRLEMWPAKKDHDYVDEFLGSEWLNSKQRLIGINISASKRWLTKGWPIEHMVKLCEELARKEFRMVITGLEHDSKLATELIKRLKNTKAINACGKTSINQLACLIARCSVFISGDSAPLHIASSQNIPVVALFGPTDPLRHIPPHDKIIVIRKELSCSPCYKPNCRNIRCMNQIKPEEVIDAVMQLLEGK, encoded by the coding sequence ATGAATATCCTGCAGGTACTTCCTGAATTAAATGTCGGCGGCGTAGAAACAGGCACGCTTGATCTTGCCAAGCATCTTGTCAAGCTCGGGCATAATGCAGTGGTTGTATCCTGCGGCGGGGCGCTGGTCAAGGAGCTTGAGAGCTACGGCATAAAACATTATCAGCTTGCGGTAAATAAAAAATCCATTCCCACGATGATAAAGATGGTCCCTAAATTAGCCGAGATAATAACCAGGGAAAACATCGATATAGTGCATGCGCGCTCGCGCGTGCCGGCATGGATAGCCTATTTTGCCGCAAGACGGACCAGGCGCGTATTTATAACTACCTGCCACGGTTATTACACCAGGCATCCGTTTAGTTTTGTCATGGGCTGGGCAAAGAAGGTCATCGTATTGAGCAATGTGATAGGCAGGCATATGATCGAGGATTTTGGCGTGCCGGTTGAGCGGGTAAGGATGATACCGCGCAGCGTTGACATCGAGAAATTCAAATTTATCGACCCGCAGGAAAAAAAGTTTGATTATTTTAACGTCGGCATAATCGGCAGGATCACCCCTTTAAAGGGGCACCTTGATTTTATAAAAGCTATGGCTAAAGTCGCGCGGGTCATCCCGCGGCTTAAGATTTGGATAGTCGGAGATGCGCCGGAATCAAAAGAGGCGTATAAAGAGCAGGTGCAGGTTTTAGTCAGGAGGCTGGGCTTAAGCCACTGCACCCAGTTTCTGGGCACGCAAAGGAACATACCGGAGATATTATCCAATTTTAACCTGCTTGTTTTAGCAACGACAACCCAGGAGGCATTCGGCAGGGTAATAATAGAGGCGCAGGCAAGCGGCGTTCCGGTAGTCGCGACAAAAGTCGGAGGCGTAATTGATATAATTGAGAATGGTAAAAACGGGATTTTAGTTGCGCCTGCCGATCCTCTGGCGATGTCCGAAGCAATAATCAAGATAGCAAAGGACCCCGCTCTTGCCGGGAAAATGGCCCATGCCGCATACAAAAAAGTGGTTGAGAAATATAATATCGAGCTGATGGTAAAAAATACCATGAAAGTCTACGATGAGGCGCTCCAGGATAAGAGCATTCTGATAATCAAGCTCAGCTCGCTCGGAGATATCATACTTTCTACCGCGGCAATACGCGCCATAAGAGAAAAATTCAGCAGGAATTATAAGATTACGCTTTTGGTGGATGAAAAATTCAAAGAGCCGGTACTGACTTGCCCCTATATCGACGAATTGCTGGTATGCGATTTTAAATTCCGCGATTCCGGGATAAAGGGGCTGCTTAAGCTGGCTAAGATACTAAGGAAAAAGAATTTTGATATAGCCATCGACCTGCAGAATAACCACCGCAGCCATCTTTTGTCTTTTTTAAGCCTTGCTGTAGACCGGTATGGTTACAAAAATAATAAATTCGGGTTTTTGCTTAACAAGGGTGTCAGACTTGATAAGGCTCCGGCGCCTCCGGTAGAGCACCAGTTCCGGATATTAAAACCTTTAGGTATTGAGTTGAATGACCCCAGGCTAGAAATGTGGCCGGCAAAGAAGGACCATGATTATGTAGATGAGTTTCTCGGCTCTGAATGGCTGAATTCGAAGCAGAGGTTGATCGGGATAAATATAAGCGCAAGCAAAAGATGGCTCACCAAAGGCTGGCCGATAGAGCATATGGTAAAGTTATGCGAGGAGCTTGCGCGCAAAGAATTCAGGATGGTCATAACCGGCTTAGAACATGATTCAAAACTGGCAACGGAATTGATAAAAAGACTTAAAAACACAAAAGCGATTAATGCCTGCGGAAAGACTTCCATAAATCAGCTTGCCTGCCTGATTGCAAGGTGCAGCGTTTTTATTTCGGGAGATTCTGCGCCGCTGCATATTGCATCCAGCCAGAATATCCCGGTGGTTGCGCTTTTCGGGCCGACTGATCCCCTGCGGCATATCCCGCCGCATGATAAAATAATCGTAATAAGGAAAGAACTATCCTGTTCGCCGTGCTATAAACCCAACTGCAGGAATATAAGGTGCATGAACCAGATTAAACCCGAAGAAGTGATTGACGCGGTTATGCAGCTACTGGAAGGCAAATGA
- a CDS encoding glycosyltransferase family 1 protein — MNILFITNHINIGGITSYVVNLGSGFRELGHEVYIASSGGECLSRMEDKRIYFYPIPIRTKSVLSPKILISFLKLKGLVNSKNIDIIHANSRTTQALACLLSRATKVPYVSTCHGFFRPRMQRRMFSCWGKRVIAVSDSVKEHLINDFNVSFDKISLVYSGIDIDRFSVPTPKERVEAKQYFGLGRGKTIGIIARLSDVKGHIYLIEALRYILAMMPEVQLLIVGDGNMKNELVTRVNNYGIAKNVFFVTQTLDTRDVLAAIDIFVMPSIKEGLGLALMEAMACGLPVIGSDIGGIKNLITNDVNGLLFPVADSNALAKAIVELIKDDKRAAKLGERAREFICANFSKDRMARETLEVYKKCLNQKS, encoded by the coding sequence ATGAACATACTTTTTATAACTAACCATATAAATATCGGGGGTATTACAAGCTATGTGGTTAATTTAGGCTCAGGCTTCAGGGAACTGGGCCATGAGGTATACATAGCTTCTTCCGGCGGAGAATGCCTGTCCAGGATGGAGGATAAGCGCATATATTTTTATCCCATACCCATCAGGACAAAATCAGTGCTCAGCCCGAAAATTTTGATCAGTTTCTTAAAATTAAAGGGGCTGGTAAATAGCAAGAACATAGATATAATCCATGCTAATTCCAGGACCACGCAGGCCTTAGCATGCCTGTTAAGCCGGGCCACAAAAGTCCCGTATGTTTCAACCTGCCATGGTTTTTTCAGGCCCAGGATGCAAAGGAGGATGTTTTCCTGCTGGGGTAAGAGAGTTATCGCAGTGAGCGATTCGGTAAAGGAACATTTGATTAATGATTTTAATGTCAGCTTCGATAAAATAAGCCTTGTTTATAGCGGTATAGATATAGACAGGTTCAGTGTCCCCACCCCCAAGGAGAGGGTTGAGGCAAAGCAGTATTTCGGTTTAGGCAGGGGCAAAACTATCGGGATAATCGCCCGGCTCTCCGATGTAAAGGGCCATATATACCTGATTGAGGCGTTAAGGTATATCCTTGCGATGATGCCTGAGGTGCAGTTATTGATAGTCGGCGACGGAAACATGAAAAATGAACTGGTTACCCGCGTCAATAATTACGGGATTGCAAAGAACGTATTTTTTGTAACACAGACGCTTGATACGAGGGATGTCTTAGCGGCGATAGATATCTTTGTCATGCCTTCCATTAAAGAGGGTCTAGGTTTAGCGCTCATGGAGGCGATGGCATGCGGCCTTCCGGTTATCGGCAGCGATATTGGCGGCATAAAGAACCTTATAACCAATGATGTAAACGGGTTGCTTTTTCCGGTCGCAGACAGTAACGCATTGGCTAAAGCGATAGTTGAGCTCATTAAGGATGATAAACGCGCAGCTAAGCTCGGAGAGAGAGCAAGAGAGTTTATCTGCGCAAATTTTTCCAAAGATAGAATGGCAAGAGAAACCTTAGAGGTTTATAAAAAATGCTTAAATCAAAAAAGCTAA